From Salvelinus sp. IW2-2015 linkage group LG2, ASM291031v2, whole genome shotgun sequence, one genomic window encodes:
- the ttf2 gene encoding transcription termination factor 2 isoform X1, whose protein sequence is MEIVLCNTHGSTCMLKTGVKEGPNKGKSFYLCGERQQGSPCDFTKVAGIPASHCLLHEDSMVELQTLIRSQQQQGYRLYYRCVLGKNAGQRWCGNVPWTAPEAEKRSPLSDRQLQPSSLPPERNPFKAPGKTDQTSEWRRLQDGGRLEDEGKGKNEKGGEKEMLHKSVGKESEHGRGMGKEEEERAMSSPSESWRDKQLPARMKIKKGVSGEENKESSETSPEEKEKTAKETKDKNKNSNKDSQREAEKSNNSSPKPQDTEDPHKASKGRHGYSPREPPTNSLKESGKHAGKKQSTDRKKSNPSDPNGTTSKDAQAPKSTEKNKAPIPQSDKPAQRLSTPITEQDKEAEKRTASSSQQNQDKSHRGNQFGEWRCDEDDDDVQFVSVQPGTQTTTLVPVPLVQKALTSFPGFQPASQVKGQREDPRALHSQLTAQLKQKKATLSVVNMSALPDKGERLKSQVKDLEEALESLCLTTSTEPEPQGDEGNAKPKPTPSQYNPFSSPGGTVLLPIAPXPLQYQASTSSMELQLSQGYTQMYGVNPQSQAFYGGRMTDNRLLAVKNATSEAIDHLHSSLESCPDPDDEVTDPKGIKVPLLAHQRRALAWLLWRETQKPCGGILADDMGLGKTLTMIALILAQKKKQKEEEEEEKDTKLEGWISKNDSSLVVSQGTLIICPASLVHHWKKEIERHVKSSRLSIYLYHGPNRQKNAKVLAEHDVVVTTYSLVSKEIPVQKEDAEKPSKDSEDVPSALPPLLRVAWARIVLDEAHNIKNPKVQTSLAVCKLRAKARWAVTGTPIQNNLLDMYALLKFLRCAPFDEFKLWKTQVDNGSKRGGERLNILTRTLLLRRTKDQMDSTGKPLVNLPDRTCEVHRLKLSEEEQSVYDVVFAQSRSTLQNYLKRHEGDNGKKGDNSNPFDKGKGVAREFGVSQADSVSSSQQTQGPTSTVHILSLLLRLRQSCCHPSLLKKTLDPSELQGDGISLSLEEQLNALCLSSEPSGPDLKATVSLNGSRFASVLFEDTHESTKIAAILTELKEIRQQSEAQKSVIVSQWTSMLHIVAVHLRRMGLSFAVIDGTVNPKRRMDLVEEFNTNPKGPQVMLVSLCAGGVGINLIGGNHLFLMDMHWNPALEDQACDRIYRVGQHRDVTIHRFVCEGTVEDKISILQEKKKDLAQKVLSGTGASFTKLSLADLRVIFGV, encoded by the exons ATGGAGATTGTACTATGCAATACCCAcg GCAGCACATGCATGCTGAAGACGGGAGTGAAAGAAGGGCCAAATAAGGGTAAAAGCTTCTACTTGTGCGGGGAGCGTCAACAGGGGTCTCCCTGTGATTTCACCAAAGTGGCAGG TATCCCGGCCTCACACTGCCTGCTTCATGAGGATTCTATGGTGGAACTCCAGACTCTCATCCGCAGTCAGCAGCAGCAGGGCTATag gTTGTACTACCGGTGTGTTTTGGGGAAGAATGCAGGTCAGAGGTGGTGTGGCAATGTTCCCTGGACAGCG CCAGAGGCAGAGAAACGCAGCCCACTGTCTGATAGACAGCTGCAGCCCTCCAGCCTGCCCCCAGAGAGAAATCCATTCAAGGCCCCAGGCAAGACTGACCAGACGtcagagtggaggagactccaAGATGGGGGGAGACTGGAGGACGAGGGCAAAGGAAAGAATGAgaaaggtggagagaaggagatgcTTCACAAGAGTGTAGGTAAAGAAAGCGAACATGGTCGAGGtatggggaaggaggaggaggagagggcgaTGTCAAGTCCCTCGGAGTCTTGGAGAGACAAACAGCTTCCAGCAAGGATGAAGATAAAGAAGGGAGTATCAGGCGAGGAGAATAAGGAAAGTTCTGAAACATCACCTGAGGAAAAGGAAAAGACTGCCAAGGAGACGAAAGACAAAAACAAGAACTCAAAcaaagacagccagagagaggctgagaaaaGCAACAACTCTAGCCCGAAACCCCAGGATACAGAGGACCCACACAAAGCCTCAAAGGGTCGTCATGGATACTCCCCACGAGAGCCACCAACCAATAGCCTTAAAGAGTCTggaaagcatgctgggaaaaagCAAAGCACAGATAGGAAGAAGAGCAACCCCTCCGACCCAAATGGGACTACCTCTAAAGACGCCCAAGCACCTAAGAGCACAGAGAAGAACAAAGCCCCAATCCCACAATCCGATAAACCAGCGCAACGACTTTCCACTCCAATAACTGAACAGGATAAGGAGGCAGAGAAAAGGACTGCTTCATCATCACAGCAGAACCAGGACAAGTCCCATCGTGGGAACCAATTTGGAGAGTGGCGttgtgatgaagatgatgatgatgtccaGTTTGTGTCAGTTCAGCCAGGTACACAGACGACGACTCTAGTACCAGTGCCCCTGGTCCAGAAAGCCCTGACATCCTTCCCAGGGTTCCAGCCTGCCTCTCAGGTCAAAGGTCAGCGGGAGGACCCCAGGGCCCTGCACAGCCAGCTCACCGCTCAGCTCAAACAGAAGAAG GCCACTCTGTCGGTGGTGAATATGTCTGCTCTGCCCGATAAAGGGGAGAGGTTGAAGAGTCAGGTCAAAGACCTGGAGGAGGCTCTGGAGTCTCTCTGCCTCACCACTTCCACTGAGCCAG AGCCTCAGGGTGACGAAGGTAATGCCAAACCGAAGCCCACTCCCAGCCAGTACAACCCATTTAGCTCCCCGGGAGGCACCGTCCTACTGCCCATTGCTCCTGMCCCCCTCCAGTACCAGGCCTCCACCAGCTCAATGGAGCTGCAGCTCAGCCAGGGATACACTCAGATGTATGGAG TGAACCCCCAGAGCCAAGCGTTCTATGGAGGCAGGATGACAGACAACCGTCTGCTAGCGGTGAAGAACGCCACCTCTGAGGCCATTGACCACCTCCACAGCTCCCTGGAGTCCTGCCCCGACCCCGACGATGAGGTTACGGACCCGAAAGGCATCAAG GTGCCTCTACTGGCCCATCAGAGACGAGCCCTGGCCTGGCTGCTGTGGAGAGAGACCCAGAAACCCTGTGGAGGAATCCTGG CTGATGACATGGGCTTGGGGAAAACCCTCACCATGATCGCTCTCATTCTGGCCCAGAAGAAGAagcaaaaggaggaggaggaggaggagaaagacactAAATTGGAAGGCTGGATCTCCAAAAATG ACTCTAGCCTGGTAGTGTCTCAGGGCACTTTGATCATCTGCCCTGCCTCTTTGGTTCATCACTGGAAGAAGGAGATTGAGAGACACGTCAAGAGCAGCCGACTCAGTATCTACCTGTACCACGGGCCTAACCGCCAGAAGAACGCCAAagt GCTGGCTGAGCATGATGTGGTGGTGACCACCTACAGCCTTGTCTCCAAGGAGATCCCAGTCCAGAAGGAGGACGCAGAGAAACCTAGCAAGGACTCTGAGGATGTG CCATCAGCCCTCCCTCCTCTGCTGCGGGTGGCCTGGGCGCGCATTGTGCTGGACGAGGCCCACAACATCAAGAATCCCAAGGTGCAGACCTCCTTGGCTGTGTGTAAGCTGAGGGCCAAGGCCAGGTGGGCTGTTACCGGGACCCCCATCCAGAACAACCTACTGGATATGTACGCCCTGCTCAA GTTTCTGCGCTGCGCCCCATTTGATGAGTTCAAGCTTTGGAAAACCCAGGTAGACAACGGCtctaagagaggaggagagagacttaACATTCTGACCAGAACTCTGCTGCTCCGACGCACCAAAGACCAGATGGACTCTACCGGAAAACCTCTG GTGAATCTGCCAGATCGGACCTGTGAGGTGCATCGCCTGAAGCTTTCTGAAGAGGAGCAGTCTGTTTACGATGTGGTGTTTGCACAGTCCAG GTCCACTCTGCAGAACTATCTGAAGAGACATGAGGGAGACAATGGTAAAAAGGGAGACAACTCCAATCCCTTCGACAAGGGTAAGGGAG tGGCTCGTGAGTTTGGAGTGTCCCAGGCGGactctgtgtcctcctcccagcagACCCAGGGCCCCACCAGCACTGTTCACATCCTGTCTCTATTGCTCCGACTCAGACAGAGCTGCTGCCATCCGTCTCTGTTGAAGAAG ACCCTGGATCCGTCTGAGCTGCAGGGGGATGGGATTTCTCTCTCCCTTGAGGAGCAGCTCAATGCCCTGTGCCTCTCTTCCGAGCCCTCGGGCCCCGACCTCAAAGCCACCGTGTCCCTCAATGGGAGCCGATTCGCCTCCGTTCTTTTCGAGGACACCCACGAGAGCACCAAG atCGCTGCCATTCTCACAGAGCTGAAGGAGATCAGGCAGCAGAGTGAGGCTCAGAAAAG tgtgatAGTGTCCCAGTGGACCAGCATGCTTCACATCGTAGCCGTTCACCTGAGGAGAATGGGCCTGAGCTTTGCTGTCATCGACGGCACTGTCAACCCCAAACGCCGCATGGACCTGGTCGAAGAGTTCAACACCAACCCTAAAGGACCACAG GTGATGCTTGTGTCGCTGTGTGCTGGAGGAGTGGGCATTAACCTTATTGGAGGGAATCACCTCTTCCTCATGGACATGCACTG GAACCCAGCTCTAGAGGACCAGGCCTGTGACCGCATCTACAGAGTGGGTCAGCACCGAGACGTCACCATCCACAG GTTTGTGTGTGAGGGCACAGTGGAGGATAAGATCTCCATTCtgcaggagaagaagaaggatctCGCACAGAAGGTGCTGTCAGGGACTGGAGCCTCCTTCACCAAGCTCTCCCTGGCTGACCTCAGGGTCATCTTTGGGGTCTGA
- the ttf2 gene encoding transcription termination factor 2 isoform X2: MEIVLCNTHGSTCMLKTGVKEGPNKGKSFYLCGERQQGSPCDFTKVAGIPASHCLLHEDSMVELQTLIRSQQQQGYRLYYRCVLGKNAGQRWCGNVPWTAPEAEKRSPLSDRQLQPSSLPPERNPFKAPGKTDQTSEWRRLQDGGRLEDEGKGKNEKGGEKEMLHKSVGKESEHGRGMGKEEEERAMSSPSESWRDKQLPARMKIKKGVSGEENKESSETSPEEKEKTAKETKDKNKNSNKDSQREAEKSNNSSPKPQDTEDPHKASKGRHGYSPREPPTNSLKESGKHAGKKQSTDRKKSNPSDPNGTTSKDAQAPKSTEKNKAPIPQSDKPAQRLSTPITEQDKEAEKRTASSSQQNQDKSHRGNQFGEWRCDEDDDDVQFVSVQPGTQTTTLVPVPLVQKALTSFPGFQPASQVKGQREDPRALHSQLTAQLKQKKATLSVVNMSALPDKGERLKSQVKDLEEALESLCLTTSTEPEPQGDEGNAKPKPTPSQYNPFSSPGGTVLLPIAPXPLQYQASTSSMELQLSQGYTQMYGVNPQSQAFYGGRMTDNRLLAVKNATSEAIDHLHSSLESCPDPDDEVTDPKGIKVPLLAHQRRALAWLLWRETQKPCGGILADDMGLGKTLTMIALILAQKKKQKEEEEEEKDTKLEGWISKNDSSLVVSQGTLIICPASLVHHWKKEIERHVKSSRLSIYLYHGPNRQKNAKVLAEHDVVVTTYSLVSKEIPVQKEDAEKPSKDSEDVPSALPPLLRVAWARIVLDEAHNIKNPKVQTSLAVCKLRAKARWAVTGTPIQNNLLDMYALLKFLRCAPFDEFKLWKTQVDNGSKRGGERLNILTRTLLLRRTKDQMDSTGKPLVNLPDRTCEVHRLKLSEEEQSVYDVVFAQSRSTLQNYLKRHEGDNGKKGDNSNPFDKVAREFGVSQADSVSSSQQTQGPTSTVHILSLLLRLRQSCCHPSLLKKTLDPSELQGDGISLSLEEQLNALCLSSEPSGPDLKATVSLNGSRFASVLFEDTHESTKIAAILTELKEIRQQSEAQKSVIVSQWTSMLHIVAVHLRRMGLSFAVIDGTVNPKRRMDLVEEFNTNPKGPQVMLVSLCAGGVGINLIGGNHLFLMDMHWNPALEDQACDRIYRVGQHRDVTIHRFVCEGTVEDKISILQEKKKDLAQKVLSGTGASFTKLSLADLRVIFGV; encoded by the exons ATGGAGATTGTACTATGCAATACCCAcg GCAGCACATGCATGCTGAAGACGGGAGTGAAAGAAGGGCCAAATAAGGGTAAAAGCTTCTACTTGTGCGGGGAGCGTCAACAGGGGTCTCCCTGTGATTTCACCAAAGTGGCAGG TATCCCGGCCTCACACTGCCTGCTTCATGAGGATTCTATGGTGGAACTCCAGACTCTCATCCGCAGTCAGCAGCAGCAGGGCTATag gTTGTACTACCGGTGTGTTTTGGGGAAGAATGCAGGTCAGAGGTGGTGTGGCAATGTTCCCTGGACAGCG CCAGAGGCAGAGAAACGCAGCCCACTGTCTGATAGACAGCTGCAGCCCTCCAGCCTGCCCCCAGAGAGAAATCCATTCAAGGCCCCAGGCAAGACTGACCAGACGtcagagtggaggagactccaAGATGGGGGGAGACTGGAGGACGAGGGCAAAGGAAAGAATGAgaaaggtggagagaaggagatgcTTCACAAGAGTGTAGGTAAAGAAAGCGAACATGGTCGAGGtatggggaaggaggaggaggagagggcgaTGTCAAGTCCCTCGGAGTCTTGGAGAGACAAACAGCTTCCAGCAAGGATGAAGATAAAGAAGGGAGTATCAGGCGAGGAGAATAAGGAAAGTTCTGAAACATCACCTGAGGAAAAGGAAAAGACTGCCAAGGAGACGAAAGACAAAAACAAGAACTCAAAcaaagacagccagagagaggctgagaaaaGCAACAACTCTAGCCCGAAACCCCAGGATACAGAGGACCCACACAAAGCCTCAAAGGGTCGTCATGGATACTCCCCACGAGAGCCACCAACCAATAGCCTTAAAGAGTCTggaaagcatgctgggaaaaagCAAAGCACAGATAGGAAGAAGAGCAACCCCTCCGACCCAAATGGGACTACCTCTAAAGACGCCCAAGCACCTAAGAGCACAGAGAAGAACAAAGCCCCAATCCCACAATCCGATAAACCAGCGCAACGACTTTCCACTCCAATAACTGAACAGGATAAGGAGGCAGAGAAAAGGACTGCTTCATCATCACAGCAGAACCAGGACAAGTCCCATCGTGGGAACCAATTTGGAGAGTGGCGttgtgatgaagatgatgatgatgtccaGTTTGTGTCAGTTCAGCCAGGTACACAGACGACGACTCTAGTACCAGTGCCCCTGGTCCAGAAAGCCCTGACATCCTTCCCAGGGTTCCAGCCTGCCTCTCAGGTCAAAGGTCAGCGGGAGGACCCCAGGGCCCTGCACAGCCAGCTCACCGCTCAGCTCAAACAGAAGAAG GCCACTCTGTCGGTGGTGAATATGTCTGCTCTGCCCGATAAAGGGGAGAGGTTGAAGAGTCAGGTCAAAGACCTGGAGGAGGCTCTGGAGTCTCTCTGCCTCACCACTTCCACTGAGCCAG AGCCTCAGGGTGACGAAGGTAATGCCAAACCGAAGCCCACTCCCAGCCAGTACAACCCATTTAGCTCCCCGGGAGGCACCGTCCTACTGCCCATTGCTCCTGMCCCCCTCCAGTACCAGGCCTCCACCAGCTCAATGGAGCTGCAGCTCAGCCAGGGATACACTCAGATGTATGGAG TGAACCCCCAGAGCCAAGCGTTCTATGGAGGCAGGATGACAGACAACCGTCTGCTAGCGGTGAAGAACGCCACCTCTGAGGCCATTGACCACCTCCACAGCTCCCTGGAGTCCTGCCCCGACCCCGACGATGAGGTTACGGACCCGAAAGGCATCAAG GTGCCTCTACTGGCCCATCAGAGACGAGCCCTGGCCTGGCTGCTGTGGAGAGAGACCCAGAAACCCTGTGGAGGAATCCTGG CTGATGACATGGGCTTGGGGAAAACCCTCACCATGATCGCTCTCATTCTGGCCCAGAAGAAGAagcaaaaggaggaggaggaggaggagaaagacactAAATTGGAAGGCTGGATCTCCAAAAATG ACTCTAGCCTGGTAGTGTCTCAGGGCACTTTGATCATCTGCCCTGCCTCTTTGGTTCATCACTGGAAGAAGGAGATTGAGAGACACGTCAAGAGCAGCCGACTCAGTATCTACCTGTACCACGGGCCTAACCGCCAGAAGAACGCCAAagt GCTGGCTGAGCATGATGTGGTGGTGACCACCTACAGCCTTGTCTCCAAGGAGATCCCAGTCCAGAAGGAGGACGCAGAGAAACCTAGCAAGGACTCTGAGGATGTG CCATCAGCCCTCCCTCCTCTGCTGCGGGTGGCCTGGGCGCGCATTGTGCTGGACGAGGCCCACAACATCAAGAATCCCAAGGTGCAGACCTCCTTGGCTGTGTGTAAGCTGAGGGCCAAGGCCAGGTGGGCTGTTACCGGGACCCCCATCCAGAACAACCTACTGGATATGTACGCCCTGCTCAA GTTTCTGCGCTGCGCCCCATTTGATGAGTTCAAGCTTTGGAAAACCCAGGTAGACAACGGCtctaagagaggaggagagagacttaACATTCTGACCAGAACTCTGCTGCTCCGACGCACCAAAGACCAGATGGACTCTACCGGAAAACCTCTG GTGAATCTGCCAGATCGGACCTGTGAGGTGCATCGCCTGAAGCTTTCTGAAGAGGAGCAGTCTGTTTACGATGTGGTGTTTGCACAGTCCAG GTCCACTCTGCAGAACTATCTGAAGAGACATGAGGGAGACAATGGTAAAAAGGGAGACAACTCCAATCCCTTCGACAAGG tGGCTCGTGAGTTTGGAGTGTCCCAGGCGGactctgtgtcctcctcccagcagACCCAGGGCCCCACCAGCACTGTTCACATCCTGTCTCTATTGCTCCGACTCAGACAGAGCTGCTGCCATCCGTCTCTGTTGAAGAAG ACCCTGGATCCGTCTGAGCTGCAGGGGGATGGGATTTCTCTCTCCCTTGAGGAGCAGCTCAATGCCCTGTGCCTCTCTTCCGAGCCCTCGGGCCCCGACCTCAAAGCCACCGTGTCCCTCAATGGGAGCCGATTCGCCTCCGTTCTTTTCGAGGACACCCACGAGAGCACCAAG atCGCTGCCATTCTCACAGAGCTGAAGGAGATCAGGCAGCAGAGTGAGGCTCAGAAAAG tgtgatAGTGTCCCAGTGGACCAGCATGCTTCACATCGTAGCCGTTCACCTGAGGAGAATGGGCCTGAGCTTTGCTGTCATCGACGGCACTGTCAACCCCAAACGCCGCATGGACCTGGTCGAAGAGTTCAACACCAACCCTAAAGGACCACAG GTGATGCTTGTGTCGCTGTGTGCTGGAGGAGTGGGCATTAACCTTATTGGAGGGAATCACCTCTTCCTCATGGACATGCACTG GAACCCAGCTCTAGAGGACCAGGCCTGTGACCGCATCTACAGAGTGGGTCAGCACCGAGACGTCACCATCCACAG GTTTGTGTGTGAGGGCACAGTGGAGGATAAGATCTCCATTCtgcaggagaagaagaaggatctCGCACAGAAGGTGCTGTCAGGGACTGGAGCCTCCTTCACCAAGCTCTCCCTGGCTGACCTCAGGGTCATCTTTGGGGTCTGA